One genomic window of Acidobacteriota bacterium includes the following:
- a CDS encoding DHHA1 domain-containing protein, translated as MTERLYYTDPALVEFDAAIETCEMQNGRLVATLDRTAFYPTSGGQPSDTGTLGAATVIDVVDLPDGRIGHVIDRVLPAGSSVRGTVDWPRRFDHMQQHTGQHILSAAFDRLLKARTVGFHLGAEVSTLDLDKVLAADAIATAEAEANRIVWENRDVTIRFVSEEEAASISLRKEPTRTGQLRLIEVAGFDTSACGGTHVARAGEVGIVAVKSWEKFRGGMRLEFVCGGRALVEYRVVRDAVAGSIRLISVAPRELPAAIERAQGENKDLRRQIRDLQDRLAVFEAAAMVDRGRKVGSVTVVLEIAPGVDQADLKTIATAAATDGGVVAGLISAIEPVFVVLARSADVQVDASAILKTLLGQVGGKGGGKPELAQGGGMTGSPAEILAALQMIIERALQPSL; from the coding sequence GTGACTGAACGGCTCTATTACACCGATCCGGCTCTTGTCGAATTCGATGCAGCGATCGAAACCTGCGAGATGCAAAACGGCCGCCTCGTCGCCACGCTCGATCGCACGGCGTTCTATCCGACCTCCGGCGGGCAACCGTCTGACACCGGAACCCTTGGCGCAGCCACAGTGATCGACGTCGTCGATCTTCCAGACGGCCGCATCGGCCACGTGATCGACCGTGTGCTTCCGGCCGGATCCTCTGTGCGCGGCACGGTCGACTGGCCGAGACGCTTCGATCACATGCAGCAACACACGGGGCAGCACATCCTGTCGGCCGCCTTCGACCGGCTCTTAAAGGCGCGGACGGTCGGGTTTCATCTTGGGGCCGAGGTGTCCACGCTCGACCTCGACAAGGTGCTGGCGGCCGACGCGATCGCGACGGCCGAAGCCGAAGCCAATCGCATCGTCTGGGAGAACCGCGACGTCACCATTCGGTTCGTCTCCGAGGAGGAGGCGGCCTCGATTTCACTTCGCAAGGAACCAACACGCACCGGCCAATTGCGGCTGATTGAGGTCGCCGGCTTCGACACGTCGGCGTGCGGCGGAACGCACGTCGCGCGCGCGGGCGAAGTGGGCATTGTCGCCGTCAAGTCGTGGGAGAAGTTCCGGGGGGGCATGCGCCTGGAATTCGTCTGCGGCGGCCGCGCGCTCGTCGAGTACCGCGTCGTGCGGGACGCAGTCGCCGGAAGCATCAGGCTCATCTCGGTCGCTCCACGCGAGCTGCCCGCGGCGATAGAGCGCGCCCAGGGAGAGAATAAGGATCTGCGGCGCCAGATTCGCGACCTGCAGGATCGACTCGCCGTGTTTGAAGCCGCCGCGATGGTCGACCGCGGCCGGAAGGTGGGATCGGTGACGGTCGTGCTCGAGATCGCTCCTGGCGTCGACCAGGCCGACCTCAAGACGATTGCCACGGCGGCCGCCACGGACGGCGGGGTCGTGGCAGGCCTGATCTCGGCAATCGAGCCGGTCTTCGTCGTGCTGGCACGCTCTGCGGACGTCCAGGTTGATGCGTCGGCCATCCTGAAGACGTTACTCGGCCAGGTCGGGGGAAAAGGTGGCGGCAAACCGGAACTGGCCCAAGGCGGCGGCATGACCGGATCACCGGCCGAGATACTTGCGGCGCTTCAGATGATTATTGAGCGCGCGCTTCAGCCCTCATTGTGA